CGGAACCGGTTCGAGGGCACCGGCCAGGAGCTGCTGCAGAACCCCGAGGTCAGGAGCATGTATCTGGGGGGCGAGGCGCGGCCCGTTCGCGGGTAGCCTGGTCGGGAGGCGCCGCGATGAGGTCGAAAATGCCTCAGCGCAGGTGGCCGACCAGTGCCGTTCCAACTTGTTGATACTAAATCTGTCCACGAACGACGTACATGGTGCCTTCCTAGGCGCGAATAGTTGGAACGGCACCAGCTGCCGCTGGTACTCGAGGAACTCGACGCTGACGTGCCCGCCGCGCTTTGTCACGGCAGCGAAGGCGGAGGGTCGCCGGCCGGCCACCGAATGGCGTCGGCGTGATAATCTCCCGCATCGAGACTCGGCAGGAGGGTCAGCATGAAAAGGCCGCCGATGGAGCGGGTCGAGTTGGGCCGTACGGGTCTCAAGGTCTCACGCCTGGCCTTCGGCACCGGCTACCTGGCGGGTCGGGTCGGGGCCGGTGCGCGACTCCTCGCCGAAGCGTACGAGGTCGGCGTCAACTTCTGGGACACCTCAGACGACTACGGCACTCACCCCCACGTGCGCCAGGCCCTGAAGGAGATCGGACGGGACGACGTGGTGGTGGCCACCAAGACCTACGCAGCCACGGCCCTGGGGGCCCGCCGCTCGGTCACCAGGGCCCTCAGGGAGCTCGGCGTAGGGGCGGTGGACCTTTTTTTACT
This portion of the Candidatus Methylomirabilota bacterium genome encodes:
- a CDS encoding aldo/keto reductase, whose amino-acid sequence is MKRPPMERVELGRTGLKVSRLAFGTGYLAGRVGAGARLLAEAYEVGVNFWDTSDDYGTHPHVRQALKEIGRDDVVVATKTYAATALGARRSVTRALRELGVGAVDLFLL